From one Lysinibacillus sp. G4S2 genomic stretch:
- a CDS encoding sigma 54-interacting transcriptional regulator, with amino-acid sequence MSITELHKEEHFFIVKNEEVMMKSNIQLELLEKIIKKYSKGTETFEVEGYFIHVLETSQGNLFHVKPFMQFSHIDFMNPLSNKVLNSISDGVTVCDCAGKILFQNDNDIEIVGIDLMGRYAKDVIAEGLMSDSISMKVIESKEKVTILQTFINGKCFLVTGKPIFDEHGELQYVVAITRDMTQLKLLEKEVKKLEVQNENFKNKLHALHTKESTKSSLIAVSSAMMQVVKRVMRIAEVDSTVLIGGESGVGKEEITKLIHANSRRNDKQILTINCSAIPENLLESELFGYEAGAFTGAARGGKAGLFEIASGGTVFLDEIGEMPLLLQAKLLRVLQESEVQRIGSGKPIPIDVRIIAATNRNLAEMVRQGDFREDLYYRLNIIPIEIPPLRQRRQDIIPLVNHFLAVVGEKYGIHRTIDSSAMKILESHDWPGNVRQLKNMVERICLLATQPEITVFIVQQELDSNTMIARDIENPVQIQSIQEQVVTPKFSGTLKEQVAAFEKQIIKEALSKYPSIRQAAKSLGCDQSTLVRKIQKFQLTRQISYKD; translated from the coding sequence ATGTCGATAACTGAACTTCATAAAGAGGAACATTTTTTTATTGTAAAAAATGAAGAAGTCATGATGAAAAGTAATATCCAACTAGAGCTTCTTGAAAAAATAATAAAAAAATATAGTAAAGGAACAGAAACGTTCGAGGTAGAAGGCTATTTTATTCATGTATTGGAGACTTCGCAAGGTAACCTATTTCATGTTAAACCATTCATGCAGTTTAGCCACATTGATTTTATGAACCCACTATCAAATAAAGTATTAAACTCTATCTCAGATGGCGTTACAGTATGTGATTGCGCCGGCAAAATTTTATTTCAAAATGATAATGATATTGAAATTGTTGGCATCGATTTAATGGGAAGATATGCAAAAGACGTAATCGCTGAAGGATTAATGAGTGATTCTATATCAATGAAAGTAATTGAATCAAAAGAAAAAGTAACTATTTTGCAAACGTTCATTAATGGAAAATGCTTTTTAGTTACGGGTAAGCCAATATTTGATGAACACGGTGAATTGCAATACGTAGTAGCGATTACTCGTGATATGACACAATTAAAACTGTTAGAGAAGGAAGTAAAAAAATTAGAAGTTCAAAACGAGAATTTTAAAAATAAGCTACATGCCTTACATACTAAAGAATCAACAAAAAGTAGTTTAATCGCTGTGTCTTCCGCAATGATGCAGGTGGTAAAGCGTGTTATGAGGATTGCAGAGGTAGATTCTACTGTATTAATTGGTGGTGAATCGGGCGTAGGTAAAGAAGAAATTACAAAGCTTATTCATGCAAACAGCCGACGTAACGATAAGCAAATTTTAACGATTAACTGTAGTGCAATTCCTGAAAATTTATTAGAATCCGAGCTTTTTGGTTATGAGGCAGGAGCATTTACGGGAGCGGCAAGAGGCGGAAAGGCAGGGTTATTTGAAATCGCATCTGGTGGTACAGTGTTTTTAGATGAAATTGGAGAAATGCCTTTACTACTTCAGGCGAAATTATTACGTGTACTCCAAGAATCAGAGGTTCAGCGTATTGGTAGTGGAAAGCCTATTCCTATTGATGTACGCATAATCGCAGCAACGAATCGCAATTTAGCGGAGATGGTGAGGCAGGGTGATTTCCGTGAGGATCTATATTATCGTTTAAATATTATCCCTATTGAAATTCCACCTTTAAGACAACGTCGTCAAGATATAATCCCGCTAGTCAACCATTTTTTAGCTGTAGTAGGAGAAAAATATGGCATCCACCGGACGATTGATTCATCTGCTATGAAAATATTAGAATCTCACGATTGGCCAGGAAATGTACGGCAGCTTAAAAATATGGTGGAGCGTATTTGCTTATTAGCAACACAGCCAGAAATAACAGTATTTATTGTGCAACAAGAGTTAGACAGTAACACAATGATTGCCCGTGATATAGAAAATCCTGTACAAATACAAAGCATCCAGGAACAAGTTGTAACTCCAAAGTTTAGTGGCACATTAAAGGAACAAGTAGCCGCATTTGAAAAACAAATTATTAAGGAAGCTTTATCTAAATATCCAAGTATAAGACAAGCGGCAAAATCACTTGGCTGTGATCAGTCAACATTGGTACGTAAAATACAAAAGTTCCAATTAACGCGACAAATTTCATATAAGGACTAG
- a CDS encoding aspartate aminotransferase family protein, which yields MTIQLKEELKTLDQKHFLHPTTSIEQQQTQGPAAIFTEGNGIYLKDIEGNIYIDGMSSLWNVNIGHGRKEIAEVAKEQISTLAFSSCFASFSNEPAIRLAAKIASLTPGDLNTVFFTSGGSESNDTAIKLARHYWLLKGQPERQKIISRTQSYHGVAMGATNATGLQAFRDFTNSHAPDFHYVYSESVRNLRETIEALGPETVAAFISEPVQGAGGVNIPQKDYFKEVRKICDEYGILFIADEVITGFGRTGKFFGMEHYGVVPDMMSFAKGVSSGYVQLGGVAISETIHQELCELSKGTLMHGYTYSGHALACQVGLKNIEILEQENLVENAANMGKALLEGFQALQEKYSFIGRVRTLGLLGAIELVKSRETGELFETALSPIFVQETMKRGLILRTVTYDQDTVVFSPPLILSKVELDEMLRILDETFEHIRKTIVEKN from the coding sequence ATGACAATTCAACTAAAAGAAGAGTTAAAAACGTTAGATCAAAAGCATTTTCTACACCCAACAACGTCGATTGAGCAGCAGCAAACACAAGGTCCAGCAGCCATTTTTACAGAGGGGAATGGCATTTATTTAAAAGATATAGAAGGAAATATCTACATTGATGGGATGTCTTCTTTGTGGAATGTAAATATAGGGCATGGTCGTAAAGAAATTGCTGAAGTGGCGAAGGAGCAAATATCTACATTAGCATTTAGTTCCTGCTTTGCATCATTTAGCAATGAACCTGCCATTCGTTTAGCGGCGAAAATTGCTTCTTTAACTCCAGGAGACTTAAACACTGTATTTTTCACTTCAGGCGGCTCAGAGTCGAACGATACAGCGATTAAATTAGCACGTCATTATTGGTTACTAAAGGGACAGCCAGAGCGCCAAAAAATTATTTCTCGTACACAGTCCTATCACGGTGTAGCTATGGGTGCTACTAATGCGACCGGCTTACAAGCATTCCGTGACTTTACGAATTCACATGCCCCTGATTTCCACTATGTATACAGCGAATCCGTACGTAATTTACGTGAAACGATTGAAGCGTTAGGGCCTGAGACTGTGGCAGCATTTATTTCTGAGCCTGTACAAGGTGCAGGTGGAGTTAATATTCCACAAAAAGATTACTTTAAAGAAGTGCGAAAAATTTGTGATGAGTACGGTATTTTATTCATTGCAGATGAGGTTATTACCGGATTTGGACGTACAGGCAAATTTTTCGGTATGGAACATTACGGGGTAGTGCCAGATATGATGTCTTTCGCTAAAGGCGTATCAAGTGGTTATGTTCAACTTGGTGGTGTGGCGATATCCGAAACAATTCATCAAGAATTATGTGAGCTTTCTAAAGGAACGTTAATGCACGGATATACTTACAGCGGTCATGCACTCGCTTGTCAAGTTGGATTGAAAAATATAGAAATCCTTGAGCAAGAAAATCTCGTTGAAAATGCGGCAAACATGGGGAAAGCCCTGCTAGAAGGATTCCAAGCATTACAAGAAAAATATAGCTTTATCGGCCGTGTGCGTACGCTTGGATTACTTGGAGCTATTGAATTAGTAAAGAGCCGTGAGACGGGTGAATTGTTCGAGACGGCTCTTAGTCCGATTTTTGTTCAGGAAACGATGAAACGTGGATTGATTCTACGAACGGTTACGTATGATCAAGATACAGTTGTTTTTTCTCCACCTCTCATTCTATCAAAAGTAGAGCTAGATGAAATGTTACGTATTTTAGACGAGACATTTGAACATATACGTAAAACAATTGTTGAAAAAAATTGA
- a CDS encoding aldehyde dehydrogenase family protein, which yields MTTIVREIREQFNPAKPSQCIGQVELLTIDETKEVIGAAQEAFEGWKNTSAVARGEILRVTADLLEKNMDKVAEIASSEMGKTKNEMLGEVKRGASILRYFAQEGMRATGEVLPSANEAKLLYTMRVPLGVVAAITPWNFPVAIPLWKIAPALVYGNTVVWKPSIESALTGELIGELFQQAGLPKNVLNVVQGRGSKVGQVLLEAPEVKAITFTGSNSVGQSILDTAGSTHKKIQLELGGKNAAIILADANINQAAKLTIEGAMKQTGQRCTATSRVYIEETVYEKVLEQLIEEAKKIEVGVTMGPVSSKGQYDSILSAIEKAKNEGAELVFGGGLTKGVSEGYYIDPTIFTNVTHEMSIAHEEIFGPVLAVIKVKDYEEAIRLSNDSNFGLSASIYTNNIPKAFDFINRSEVGLVQVNDETGGAEPQAPFGGMKNSSTGAREQGQAAKEFFTTFKTITIGTKSE from the coding sequence ATGACAACGATTGTCAGAGAAATACGTGAACAATTTAATCCAGCGAAACCATCTCAATGTATTGGCCAAGTGGAGCTTTTGACAATAGATGAAACGAAAGAAGTTATCGGTGCAGCTCAGGAAGCATTTGAAGGATGGAAAAATACATCTGCTGTTGCACGTGGAGAAATTTTACGCGTAACAGCAGATTTACTTGAGAAAAATATGGATAAAGTTGCTGAAATAGCTTCGAGTGAAATGGGTAAAACGAAAAATGAAATGCTTGGTGAAGTTAAACGTGGTGCTTCCATTTTGCGTTATTTTGCTCAAGAAGGAATGCGTGCAACAGGTGAAGTGTTACCTTCCGCAAATGAAGCTAAATTATTATACACAATGCGTGTACCACTTGGCGTCGTCGCTGCTATAACTCCTTGGAATTTCCCTGTCGCTATTCCACTTTGGAAAATAGCACCTGCATTGGTGTACGGCAACACAGTTGTTTGGAAACCTTCTATTGAAAGCGCTTTAACTGGTGAATTAATTGGAGAATTATTTCAACAAGCAGGTTTGCCAAAAAACGTGTTAAATGTTGTGCAAGGTCGCGGTTCAAAGGTGGGGCAAGTATTATTGGAGGCACCTGAAGTAAAGGCGATTACATTTACAGGTTCGAATAGTGTGGGGCAAAGTATTTTAGATACTGCTGGATCTACTCATAAAAAAATTCAGCTCGAGCTTGGGGGCAAAAATGCAGCGATCATTTTAGCTGATGCTAATATAAATCAAGCTGCAAAATTAACAATTGAAGGTGCGATGAAGCAAACGGGACAGCGTTGTACAGCAACTAGTCGAGTGTACATCGAGGAAACAGTTTATGAAAAGGTATTAGAGCAATTAATCGAAGAAGCTAAAAAAATTGAAGTTGGTGTCACGATGGGGCCTGTGTCATCCAAAGGGCAGTACGATTCTATTTTATCCGCCATCGAAAAAGCAAAAAATGAGGGTGCGGAGCTTGTATTTGGCGGAGGCCTTACAAAAGGTGTGTCAGAAGGATACTATATTGATCCAACCATCTTTACGAATGTAACCCACGAGATGTCGATTGCTCATGAAGAGATTTTTGGACCAGTTTTAGCTGTCATCAAAGTAAAGGATTATGAAGAAGCGATTCGATTATCGAATGATTCTAATTTTGGATTGAGTGCTTCTATTTATACAAATAACATTCCAAAAGCATTTGATTTTATTAATCGTAGTGAAGTTGGACTTGTACAGGTTAACGATGAAACGGGTGGAGCTGAGCCTCAAGCACCGTTTGGCGGAATGAAAAACTCAAGTACGGGTGCCCGTGAGCAGGGGCAAGCAGCGAAAGAGTTCTTTACAACGTTTAAAACTATTACGATTGGTACAAAAAGCGAGTAA
- a CDS encoding hydantoinase/oxoprolinase family protein, producing the protein MTQSRLAIDVGGTFTDVFVFNEETGEVFVTKTSSTPSNPEQGILNGVEKANLNGKDIKIFSHGTTVGTNALIERKLPKTALITTMGFRDVTEIRRGTKEDIWDTYKDTARPYIQRRDRFEVTERIDYEGNIHQAIDEEEVRLLAKKLKRRGTESIAVCFINAYVNGDNEAKVKKILKEELPDVYVCISSEVLPEIFEHERMSTTIINAVLGPIMSNYISKLSNEMQKKGYEEEILVLHSGGGVMTSSTVPRYAARLASSGIAAGAIASKHIAKLCGFDNAIGLDMGGTSTDISLMYKGDIRITKDWSIEYGYPIGFPSIEILTIGAGGGSLAWKDEGGSLRNGPQSAGAVPGPACYGRGGAEPTNSDANLVLGRLGVDLLDGTMQLNKEAARDAVKKIANAFNQSVEEAASAIIEVANANMSDAVRLISVRRGYDPRDFALVAFGGAGPLHGAYLAKDLNIPKVIIPTHPGVAAAMGCLLVDVRHDISKTYVKKLDEVNAEELTNQFSELRDEAKALLEEEGIAEDTSSLTNYIDLRYKGQWRSLAVLVSDQITSLDAILEAFHQEHEREFAFSDKDQTVEIFGLRVTAIGTVPKPNFPEYAPEGSLEDAFKETRPVYFEGKYVETNVYNRDKIPVYTQFVGPAIIDQLDTTTVIPPGFTAEVDAYKNIIITVN; encoded by the coding sequence ATGACACAAAGTCGTTTAGCAATTGATGTCGGTGGAACGTTTACTGATGTATTTGTTTTTAATGAAGAGACGGGAGAAGTATTTGTCACAAAAACGTCGTCTACACCTTCAAACCCAGAACAAGGAATTTTAAATGGAGTAGAAAAAGCAAATTTAAATGGGAAGGATATTAAAATTTTTTCTCATGGCACAACGGTTGGAACGAATGCGTTAATTGAGCGAAAGCTACCGAAAACAGCTCTTATTACTACCATGGGTTTTAGAGATGTTACAGAAATTCGTCGGGGGACGAAGGAAGATATTTGGGATACTTACAAGGATACTGCCAGGCCCTATATTCAGCGACGAGATCGATTTGAAGTGACAGAACGAATAGATTATGAAGGAAATATTCATCAAGCTATTGATGAAGAGGAAGTTCGTTTATTAGCAAAAAAATTAAAACGTCGAGGAACAGAATCCATTGCAGTGTGCTTCATCAACGCTTATGTGAACGGGGACAATGAGGCGAAAGTCAAAAAAATTTTAAAAGAGGAATTACCGGATGTGTACGTTTGTATCTCAAGTGAGGTGCTTCCGGAAATTTTTGAGCATGAGCGTATGAGTACAACGATTATCAATGCCGTTCTTGGGCCAATTATGAGTAATTACATTAGTAAGTTAAGCAATGAAATGCAGAAAAAGGGCTATGAAGAAGAAATATTAGTTTTACATTCTGGTGGCGGTGTCATGACTTCAAGTACAGTTCCTCGTTATGCTGCTAGATTGGCAAGTTCCGGGATAGCTGCTGGCGCAATTGCAAGTAAGCATATTGCAAAGCTGTGCGGATTTGACAATGCAATTGGCTTAGATATGGGTGGTACAAGTACTGATATTTCACTTATGTATAAGGGGGATATACGGATCACAAAGGATTGGTCTATAGAATATGGCTATCCAATTGGTTTCCCGAGCATTGAAATATTAACAATAGGAGCCGGTGGAGGTAGCCTCGCCTGGAAAGATGAAGGCGGTTCTTTACGTAATGGGCCACAAAGTGCAGGGGCAGTACCAGGTCCAGCATGCTATGGCCGAGGAGGTGCTGAACCAACTAACTCAGATGCAAATTTAGTATTAGGGCGTCTAGGTGTGGATTTGTTGGATGGGACGATGCAGTTAAATAAAGAGGCAGCAAGAGATGCTGTGAAAAAAATCGCAAATGCATTCAATCAATCTGTTGAGGAAGCGGCAAGTGCCATAATTGAGGTTGCCAATGCCAATATGAGTGATGCAGTTCGCTTAATTTCAGTACGGAGAGGCTATGATCCCCGCGATTTTGCGCTTGTAGCTTTTGGTGGTGCAGGACCATTACACGGTGCATATTTGGCAAAAGATTTAAACATCCCAAAAGTCATTATTCCTACTCATCCGGGTGTGGCAGCAGCAATGGGGTGCCTACTTGTAGATGTACGCCATGATATTTCTAAAACGTACGTGAAAAAACTGGATGAAGTGAATGCAGAGGAACTGACAAATCAATTTAGTGAATTGCGAGATGAGGCAAAAGCGTTATTAGAAGAGGAAGGGATAGCAGAAGATACATCGTCATTAACGAATTATATAGATCTTCGTTATAAGGGACAGTGGCGATCTCTAGCTGTTCTCGTATCCGATCAAATAACTTCCTTAGATGCTATTCTTGAAGCATTCCATCAAGAACATGAACGAGAATTTGCATTTTCCGATAAGGACCAAACAGTAGAAATATTTGGCTTACGTGTAACGGCGATAGGTACAGTGCCAAAGCCTAATTTCCCGGAGTATGCTCCTGAAGGATCGCTTGAAGACGCTTTCAAAGAAACACGTCCTGTTTATTTTGAAGGTAAATATGTTGAAACAAATGTCTATAATCGCGATAAAATTCCTGTTTATACGCAATTTGTTGGTCCAGCTATTATCGATCAGCTAGATACGACGACTGTTATTCCGCCAGGATTTACAGCGGAAGTAGATGCCTATAAAAATATCATTATTACGGTGAACTAA
- a CDS encoding hydantoinase B/oxoprolinase family protein: MSTTKLATNQKVTHLDPVTFEVLKNGFVNLVDQMAEQMLRTCYSFVIYNRDFSCALCDAQGNTVMQGTQDISVHVGTLHLTAKAVLEDFADDIHPGDVFLVNDPYRGGTHFSDVRVILPVFHDDKLIALMQTNGHWADVGGSNPGSFDITAKEHYGEGLRIPPVRIYSKGQYLSDVVKIIVMNMRIPEERIGDLRSQVEAAKVGEKQLKEMIEKYGIQTVLVAFEEVQNYVERLMRAKIKALPKGQWETVDYIDMDPQAGDGLIPIRVKMTITEDEIAYDLSDSHPYISCFLNAGFGSALSGTYAGTKTFFPEIPLNSGFYRVVKIYLPENSVVNAPSPVAVSGYCSGAFEKIMNACFELWSNIMPERAIACSFNLEYLLIGGYDQRRDSSEYFMWYDWMAGGHGGRIDRDGANTTSPVFGVGLSVQPCEGQERLSPVVTTKHEIIIDSAGPGKYRGGCGVEKGGILTDVNQTVMSYCCDRSRSITWGIMGGLPSIAQGAILNPNKEGEEFLGTIFSNIELKKGDTFTRPSAGGGGVGDPLARDVKAVLEDVIDEYVSLERAKLDYGVVIHEIDRDMDAYEIDMAATLKERDYIRKNRHRWLETDPIEVEQMYNKGEINQMDVVRRYGVIMDYQTNKALPISTEQYREAMKKRSLAYW; encoded by the coding sequence TTGAGTACAACGAAATTGGCGACAAATCAAAAGGTCACACATCTAGACCCAGTAACATTTGAAGTGTTAAAAAACGGTTTTGTGAATTTAGTCGATCAAATGGCTGAACAAATGCTGCGGACATGCTACTCGTTTGTTATTTATAATCGAGACTTCAGCTGTGCATTATGCGATGCACAGGGGAATACCGTGATGCAAGGAACGCAAGATATTTCCGTACATGTAGGGACATTGCATTTAACGGCAAAAGCTGTCTTAGAGGATTTCGCTGATGATATCCATCCAGGTGATGTATTTTTAGTAAATGATCCTTATCGTGGGGGAACGCATTTCAGTGATGTACGTGTGATTTTACCAGTGTTCCATGATGATAAACTAATTGCACTCATGCAAACAAATGGACATTGGGCAGATGTCGGCGGTTCTAATCCAGGTTCCTTTGATATTACAGCTAAGGAACATTACGGGGAAGGTCTACGTATCCCCCCTGTCCGCATTTATAGTAAAGGTCAATATTTATCCGATGTAGTGAAGATTATTGTTATGAATATGCGTATTCCGGAAGAACGTATTGGAGATTTACGGTCTCAAGTGGAAGCGGCGAAAGTTGGAGAGAAACAACTCAAGGAAATGATAGAAAAGTACGGTATTCAGACAGTGCTAGTAGCTTTTGAAGAAGTCCAAAATTATGTTGAACGATTAATGAGGGCAAAAATTAAAGCTTTACCAAAAGGTCAATGGGAAACGGTGGACTATATCGATATGGACCCACAAGCAGGAGATGGCCTCATCCCAATTCGTGTGAAAATGACGATTACGGAGGATGAAATTGCTTATGATTTAAGTGATTCACATCCTTATATTAGTTGTTTTTTAAATGCAGGGTTTGGCTCAGCACTTTCTGGTACTTATGCAGGAACCAAAACATTTTTCCCAGAGATTCCGCTGAACTCAGGGTTTTATCGTGTTGTTAAAATCTATCTTCCCGAAAACTCTGTCGTCAATGCACCTAGCCCAGTAGCTGTCTCTGGCTATTGTTCAGGGGCGTTTGAAAAAATTATGAATGCTTGCTTCGAATTATGGTCAAATATTATGCCTGAACGCGCTATCGCATGTTCATTTAATTTAGAGTATTTATTAATAGGTGGGTACGATCAGCGGAGAGATAGTAGTGAATATTTTATGTGGTATGACTGGATGGCGGGTGGCCATGGTGGACGTATTGACCGTGATGGTGCGAATACTACCTCACCAGTGTTTGGGGTAGGCTTGAGTGTTCAACCATGCGAAGGGCAAGAGCGTTTGTCACCGGTTGTTACAACGAAGCATGAAATCATTATAGATTCTGCTGGTCCAGGTAAATACCGTGGCGGTTGTGGTGTAGAAAAGGGAGGTATTTTAACGGATGTAAACCAAACAGTGATGTCCTATTGCTGTGATCGTTCTCGCTCCATTACATGGGGGATTATGGGCGGCTTACCTTCTATCGCACAGGGAGCCATTTTAAATCCAAACAAAGAGGGCGAAGAATTTTTAGGTACGATCTTCTCCAATATTGAATTGAAGAAAGGCGATACCTTTACACGTCCTTCAGCTGGAGGAGGGGGGGTAGGCGATCCGTTAGCGCGAGATGTCAAAGCTGTATTAGAGGACGTTATTGATGAATATGTTTCGCTTGAACGTGCGAAGCTTGATTATGGCGTAGTCATCCATGAAATTGACCGCGATATGGACGCTTACGAAATTGATATGGCTGCTACATTAAAAGAACGCGATTATATTCGCAAAAATCGCCATAGATGGCTGGAGACAGATCCGATAGAAGTTGAGCAAATGTACAACAAAGGTGAAATTAACCAAATGGATGTTGTTCGAAGATATGGTGTCATTATGGATTACCAAACAAATAAAGCATTGCCAATCTCAACCGAGCAATATCGGGAAGCGATGAAGAAACGTTCTTTGGCATATTGGTGA
- a CDS encoding solute carrier family 23 protein has product METQHNKLANDKMKTQQLTVLPDEKVSFGQSVLLGLQHVMAMDVYVVPFLIAMLIGLQSGQSSALIQSTFIAAGIATIIQTHFCMKLPIAQGPSYVPLGAIVGIYAASGGGDLGWSTVLGASLIGAILVIILGYTGIFNKIVKTFIPPLVGGTIIFVVGLSLMPVGLSNNIFNAAGASINQNIYLALISATVLIICVMLGAVFHKKGRVFRITSVIIALIAGSIAANIMGVLDLSTVSQAKWFSMPQIPFADFGFTFNFSAIITMVIIYIVLMAETTGTWFAVSNVIDKPLTDKQINRGVIGEGIGCFVASLLGSTPVTGYSTNAGVISITGIASRRVFIAAGFWFILFGFSGKLAALISAIPSAVIGGVFVIVCGIIAISGLQVMKNENIGEKEMYVIAVPVILTLALTLLPKDFLYSLPTTVQYLFGSPIATAAIVAILLNKLLPSVK; this is encoded by the coding sequence GTGGAAACGCAACATAACAAATTAGCTAACGATAAAATGAAAACTCAGCAGTTAACAGTTTTACCAGATGAAAAGGTATCATTCGGCCAATCAGTCCTACTTGGTTTACAGCACGTTATGGCAATGGACGTTTACGTAGTGCCCTTTTTAATCGCCATGTTAATCGGTTTACAATCAGGTCAATCAAGCGCATTGATTCAATCGACATTTATTGCGGCAGGGATTGCAACGATTATCCAAACCCATTTTTGCATGAAGCTACCGATAGCCCAAGGTCCTTCATATGTTCCTCTTGGTGCCATTGTAGGTATTTATGCAGCAAGTGGGGGTGGAGATCTTGGTTGGAGCACTGTGCTAGGAGCAAGTTTAATCGGCGCCATCTTGGTTATTATTTTAGGTTATACAGGTATATTCAATAAAATCGTGAAAACTTTTATTCCTCCACTTGTCGGAGGGACAATTATCTTTGTTGTCGGTCTTTCTTTAATGCCAGTAGGTTTAAGTAATAACATTTTTAACGCAGCAGGTGCATCTATTAACCAAAACATCTATTTAGCTCTTATTTCTGCTACCGTTCTTATTATATGCGTTATGCTAGGTGCAGTTTTTCATAAAAAAGGTCGCGTATTTCGTATCACTTCAGTAATCATCGCTTTAATCGCAGGTAGTATTGCCGCGAATATTATGGGTGTACTAGATTTATCAACCGTATCACAAGCAAAATGGTTTAGTATGCCTCAAATTCCATTTGCGGATTTTGGCTTCACGTTCAATTTTTCCGCCATCATTACAATGGTTATTATTTATATCGTCTTAATGGCAGAAACTACAGGTACGTGGTTTGCAGTGAGTAATGTCATCGATAAACCATTAACAGATAAACAAATTAATCGTGGGGTTATCGGTGAAGGCATTGGCTGTTTCGTTGCCTCTTTACTAGGGTCAACTCCTGTTACTGGCTATTCAACAAATGCAGGTGTCATATCGATTACAGGTATCGCAAGTCGCCGTGTTTTTATTGCTGCAGGTTTTTGGTTCATCTTATTCGGCTTCTCCGGTAAATTAGCTGCTCTTATTTCTGCTATTCCTTCAGCAGTTATCGGTGGTGTATTCGTTATCGTTTGTGGCATTATTGCAATCAGTGGTTTACAAGTAATGAAAAATGAAAACATTGGTGAAAAGGAAATGTATGTAATCGCAGTACCGGTGATTTTAACATTAGCCCTAACACTACTTCCTAAAGATTTCTTATATTCATTACCAACAACCGTTCAATATTTATTTGGCTCTCCAATAGCAACTGCTGCTATTGTAGCCATATTGTTGAATAAATTGTTGCCTAGTGTGAAATAG